DNA from Triticum aestivum cultivar Chinese Spring chromosome 7D, IWGSC CS RefSeq v2.1, whole genome shotgun sequence:
ATAGGGCAGCCAGACATCAGGTGTCATGCCCACAAGGcatataaaatgccatggcatgccatttgCATGCTCCAGAGCGCGGTACAGTGCGGCCAGGCACTGTAGCCACCCCCTGctaaccacctccggccacctcgggcgaACCCAGCGCGCCCGACGAGGTGCCTCGGCATCTGCGACACGCTAACccctgtccccctcctccttctccctcccgctgcccctgctcgcacgagcgccggccgcccgagagctccaatgagggGCCTCACGCGCGCAGCACCTCTGGCCCTCCCCCGCTCTCACTCTTCACTCCACTCGCTCTGGACCAACCACAGGAACGCCAGAAACACGCCCACACGAGCCACGTTGGCCTGCAGTGACGGCAAAAAGCTCCCTGGCGCACGAGTCCTCGATGGACCGCCGCCCccctatttaagggcctccccgagccctcctctcctcaccactcgctctctaaCTCCGTAATCACCCCCCTACACCACCCTCTCCTCTCTAAAAGCTCTCgaccccgagctccgccgcggcgGCTCACCATCGTCCGCACGGTAGAAGCTCTCCCCACTGCTCCTAAGCCCCGATCTGGAACCCCCGCACTCCACTGATCCTTTCCCCCtgtttcccctctctgtagctGCTGGAAACGGCCAGAACCGCCGCCACCCGAAGCTCCTCCgaccgtcctcgtcgccggcgaaccaggccaccccgacGACCGCAACCGCCACCACCAGTACGGCGACTCGACGCTGAGTCCAGCCGTGCCCTCGCCTGAAGTCGTTGCCGGCCGTTTGGACtcagggttagggatgacaggcgggccctgcCTGTCAGCCTCCTCTCCATTACCCCactctctctcgctgacgcctgggcctcgcccgtcaggtttaaacctggcacACGCGCGTGCACCGGTGCGCTGGGCCAcctctctggctgggcctgctgcgctgcggctgATCTGGCCCTCCAGGCATAGTgccccttctcctttttcttttctgttaaacttgcaaaaattccacaTGATTAAGtaataatccaaatgcaataattccaactcctaaattcttgtaaTAATCCCACCAATTTAATGGTGCAATTTTAACTCTTATCAAACCAGCTTTTCTTCAATGTTCAaatataaatttgaatttgagcatttatgTGTGTCATTGAAAATTCCTAGCACTGGTTCCatgactccaaatccaaaactaggaatttctCATTCTTAGAATACAgtctagtatttaacaaaaaatagttgacatttttctgagcactttggtttttctgtttttctattgccttattttctcattgttattttgcgacgatagattgtgttgctgacgaaggagttggactagaagactttgaagacccagaagactttgctgagccaggcaagcagccctttgaccataccgtgaaacctttttatgcatgtcatatagcacttgttGTTGTTGCACCGGAATCATGATGGGAGGGTACCACTTTGGTGAGTTACTCCGTTGCTTtttctcgttgatacttgcatgatgcatgaccctacctttctatgagggttatgcgagtGGGGGTAGCTAGGATGCTAAGTAGAGCTACGCAAAAagggatgggtatatgcatggtgatggaagcaagattgttttcaaaaacttttcgaaaactccatcgggtgccacttatgcctgagggagataatgagttgggtaaccacttgatgacgaagtggtgtacggaggcaagtgtgtgtgttgttttcaaaacggattggtttaagttgcgaccgttactcCAACCTTACATTCGCAACCACTATACCCTTATATGggaagggcattattgattacctaggccgatactagcatggcgcccacattactagtgacgggggagacatgaggtcactctcgggacggggtcgtaccaggtagggcggccatgaatgtttttacagggcaccggacacaccgttggtacccagtgcttgtggtatgtgatgaatatgggagcgtggctccaAAATCTTAAGAtgagaaatgttgggcacgggggttgctaccaatcgagtggactctatgacAGTGTCGTCTAGGGAGAGATAATGATatggtgcttaccccgggtacttgaggtgctgcgggtcatggatgacatggaagttccccggatcttgtgggtaaagtgtgcaacctctgcagagtgtaaaactattcgaatagccgtgtccacggtcaaggacagttgggtaaccgctcttgggctacgtccacttgtttacaaaccagtctatgtgtgtttggataagtgcgaacaactacttgggtcaagtcaaaggacttgacatgattgagttgggctGAAGCCCGCTCCCTTTATATTGATATCTGTAACCAATCCCTATAGTTACTTGAATTCATATGATGCATGATTTACCAGTTGTTGAACCTGTCATAGCAcaataaaattagctttctgcaaaaatttacctatgtcatgcattgttgtatcttgagccaaaacatgggttgcttgtgaggacattcaaagtactcattggcttgccactggttatttaattggccaggcatggaagagcaggaaTTTGAGGAAGAGTTGTTCTGAGCCGAACATGCGAACGGGACGAtgtcccagtcagaatgcctgtagggttaaagcagattgcatgggttctacttatctaTGAAGACTTCCGCTATTTGTGTTTATTCGATGTTTAGCCGTGAggcttatctatgtaagacttgaccataatggtcataatttgtgtaagacggtacgtttggatgtaagactcttgttattcagcatCTGTGtcttcagtgagcattgatctttgggatcactgtacacgtgcatttggtgatctCGGCTCAtaagtcggggtccccacagaactggtatcagagccatcctggctgtaggaagccttagttagcatgggcaTTAGTTAGGATAAAACCCGTTTTGCAAAACCCTCTATACTCCTCTTCTTTTCTAAGCTTACCAAACCCAAGATATACTTCCAtattgacctctcccattcaacCTTGTAGATGGCTGTCGTACCCGAAGACTTCCTGACCACcggatttcccgtgcttctcgaAGATAGTCTCAAGAAGTGCTAGTTTCACCGAGCCCCCATTTTTACATACCATGAGAATTGGATCAATGACACTGAGATggagtatcatgtggaagtgatcatgaaggctaatgactctccaacaagctagttcttcgagggaccccagatggcaacACTGGTTCTTGTCGTCGAGACGGCGACCCTCAAGGCACTCAACCGCCTCCGAGACCTTCTTTCCGAGATGGAAGACGAGTTGGCAACCCGCTTCTTGCCTTATTAGAAAGAGGGTGAGGATGAGAGCAGCGCACCAGCTCGACCATTGGAGGAAGGACTTCCACTccgattccagacctacttcagcctttgtgccgatagcttggcacaacacttggcctcggaaTCAATGGAGCTCTGAAAGGAACTTCATGAGACCAAGGCACTTCTTCGCCAAGCACAAGGGAAGACGGATAGGATCAAGAAAGAAGGTGCTCCCCCTGGATAGCCCACCATCGCATATCGAGGCAGAAGACCCCCAAAGGATGGAGGATCCCCACAGCAACACCGCATGAGTGCAAGGGAGTACTGCAAGCTCTTTGCACCACCGGCAAAGCAACGCCGTgttgagctcctccactcccccaccccttcaagtgaagaggaaagtcaggatgctgatgatgaggaggaagacccagaagaggcagactacgcgaccgagcattccaccacttaggcatcatCCGAACCCGGATATGCCAGTTCGTAACCCCtacggtaggataggtcgtgtaccccctaggcgaagtcgagtccttgtaatggttcatatgaaaccatgcagtgttgtgtttgcttttgatgtgtttgatggacgtcgtgctttccttcgggaacttgtaagCGACTACATCATCCATTTGGATTTTAATGAATGTGTTGGCCTttttggcccttgcatgaaaacaATTAGTATTATAACgacccccttactaggcatcccgtctatattgctttccctcatctttcccaatcatgagaccttgaccgctccaacaggatgcctgttgtaacacgaACTGGTACCTCCacccagcagcaagaagccggaggttctgcCGGAGCAGGAGCCAGTCAGAACCAaacccaaggacaagctccaccaccgccaccacctccaaacatggacatggctcagcttctccaagccttccgagaggaacgccaagccaacatTGCATCCCTCCAGGTGATTGCTCAGGCTGTCAACCGCCAGCCGGCGGGGAacggcaatggacgttccacgttggcagagttcaagaagcatgcaccacccaccttcatcgagactgctgaacccctcgATGCTGACGACTGGGTCTGCACCATTGAGGATCTGTTGGAACTAGTCGGCTACACTGAGGACCGTGAGCAGGTGGCATATGCTGCtcactgtctcgggggaactgccagagcttggtgggatggattcaaggtcatGGATGTTGGgaaaaacatcacttggaatgacttcaaggcagaattccggaaggcccacattccttccggaatcatggccatcaagaagcatgAATTCCAAGCCCTGAAGCAAGGAAGTGGCACaatcaaggagtacatgcagaagttcagtatTCTATCTAGgtatgctcttgaagatgtcagccctgatgctgccaaaagagagcgcttcatggaagaccttaaccagactctgcagtactcgcttgttgtgtgtgactgcccaacctttcctgattTGGTGAagaaggcactcatgcttgaggacaagcgacgcgCTCTGGATGATACTCGTAAGCGCAAGATGaccagcaagggtagctccagcaaccagaagcctcgcccgtgggagccagccccggtcaagccaacctatcagcagccaagagccccTACACCCCGCACAGACTATCAGCCTCAGCAGTACGCCAacccaggccagcttacaacaaccccaataacaatgccaACAAGAGCAACAACTCCAATCAAGTCACTTGTTTTggatgtggtcagccaggacactactccaagtatTGCCCCAATAAGAAGCCCGAtgccccgcgccccaatgcgcataacccaggacaaggccgtggaatgccaccaaggaaccaagctcctcgcaacccgcccaacaatggcaagggtcgtgtgaaccatgtcactgcagaagaagcccaggaagacccagATGTCGTgttgggtacgttccttgtcaactcagcacctgcaactgtcttgtttgattctggagccacgcattcatttgtcacccaaaagtttgcattaaaaagtggcatgacccctacacccctgaataaccctatggtggtacaaatccccagagcagagatgagagccaaggtAGGCTGTAAGGGAGTCGGAATTGTCATTaacggggtagacttcctagcagaccttatcgtCTTAAGATCACAAGCCTTGtatgtgatcttaggaatgaattggctcatcaagcaccaaggcttgttagattgtgccaacccgactgtcactgtgaccaatgaccaaggagttGAAG
Protein-coding regions in this window:
- the LOC123167494 gene encoding uncharacterized protein encodes the protein MPVVTRTGTSTQQQEAGGSAGAGASQNQTQGQAPPPPPPPNMDMAQLLQAFREERQANIASLQVIAQAVNRQPAGNGNGRSTLAEFKKHAPPTFIETAEPLDADDWVCTIEDLLELVGYTEDREQVAYAAHCLGGTARAWWDGFKVMDVGKNITWNDFKAEFRKAHIPSGIMAIKKHEFQALKQGSGTIKEYMQKFSILSRYALEDVSPDAAKRERFMEDLNQTLQYSLVVCDCPTFPDLVKKALMLEDKRRALDDTRKRKMTSKGSSSNQKPRPWEPAPVKPTYQQPRAPTPRTDYQPQQYANPGQLTTTPITMPTRATTPIKSLVLDVVSQDTTPSIAPIRSPMPRAPMRITQDKAVECHQGTKLLATRPTMARVV